One window from the genome of Bradyrhizobium xenonodulans encodes:
- a CDS encoding HlyD family type I secretion periplasmic adaptor subunit, which translates to MSTMAIGGTKPAAKKTVRQSIQFHLMLGLGIVLVLVVGLGGWSSTVLISGALIAPGQIVVESNVKKVQHPTGGVVGELRAHDGDVVKAGDIVVRLDDTVTKANLAIVTKNLDAAQARTARLQAEQRGLDRIEFPQALLDRGNDPDVKALLAAETKLFDVRVNGRAGQKAQLRERVLQLNEEIEGLSAQERAKDKEIGLIQNELTGVRDLYDKRLVQISRLTQLERDSARLNGERAQYIASRAQAKGKITETELQIIQVDKDMVSEVSKDLRETNDKIGEMIERKVAAEDQLRRVDIRAPQDGMVLQSTVHTVGGVVTAGDAIMLIVPQADDLQVEAKVNPVDIDKLQIGQKTLLRLSAFNQRTTPELNGLVTRVSPDVTTDQRTGQSYYTIRVSMPAEEVARLGDSKLIPGMPAEAFVQTGDRTMLSYLMKPLHDQLMRAFREK; encoded by the coding sequence ATGAGCACGATGGCCATTGGCGGCACGAAGCCTGCCGCAAAGAAAACCGTGCGGCAGTCAATCCAGTTTCACCTGATGCTCGGGCTCGGGATCGTGCTGGTCCTGGTCGTCGGTCTCGGCGGCTGGTCGTCGACCGTGCTGATCTCGGGCGCGCTGATCGCGCCGGGCCAGATCGTGGTCGAGTCCAACGTCAAGAAGGTGCAGCACCCGACCGGCGGCGTGGTCGGCGAGCTGCGCGCCCACGACGGCGACGTGGTCAAGGCCGGCGACATCGTGGTGCGGCTCGACGACACCGTCACCAAGGCGAACCTCGCCATCGTCACCAAGAATCTCGATGCGGCGCAGGCGCGCACGGCCCGGCTCCAGGCCGAGCAGCGCGGTCTCGACAGGATTGAGTTTCCGCAAGCCCTGCTCGATCGCGGCAATGACCCTGATGTCAAGGCGCTGCTCGCCGCCGAGACCAAGTTGTTCGACGTTCGCGTCAACGGCCGCGCCGGCCAGAAGGCGCAGCTCCGCGAACGCGTGCTTCAGCTCAACGAGGAAATCGAGGGCCTGTCCGCGCAGGAGAGAGCCAAGGACAAGGAGATCGGGCTGATCCAGAACGAGCTCACGGGTGTCCGCGACCTCTACGACAAGCGTCTGGTCCAGATATCGCGCCTGACCCAGCTCGAGCGCGACAGCGCCCGCCTCAACGGCGAACGCGCGCAGTACATCGCATCGCGGGCGCAGGCCAAGGGCAAGATCACCGAGACCGAGCTCCAGATCATCCAGGTCGACAAGGACATGGTGAGCGAGGTCTCCAAGGATCTGCGCGAGACCAACGACAAGATCGGCGAAATGATCGAGCGCAAGGTCGCCGCCGAAGACCAGCTCCGTCGCGTCGACATCCGTGCGCCGCAGGACGGCATGGTGCTGCAATCGACGGTGCACACCGTCGGCGGCGTCGTCACCGCCGGCGACGCCATCATGCTGATCGTGCCGCAGGCCGACGACCTCCAGGTCGAGGCCAAGGTGAATCCGGTCGATATCGACAAGCTCCAGATCGGCCAGAAGACGCTGCTGCGCCTGTCCGCCTTCAACCAGCGCACCACGCCCGAGCTCAACGGCCTCGTCACCCGGGTCTCGCCCGACGTCACCACCGACCAGCGCACCGGCCAGAGCTATTACACCATCCGCGTCTCGATGCCCGCAGAAGAGGTTGCCCGGCTCGGCGATTCCAAGCTGATCCCCGGCATGCCGGCGGAAGCCTTCGTCCAGACCGGCGACCGCACGATGCTGTCCTACCTGATGAAGCCGCTGCACGATCAACTGATGCGGGCGTTCAGGGAGAAGTGA
- a CDS encoding GlsB/YeaQ/YmgE family stress response membrane protein yields MYISNEGLLVILFVGLVAGWLAGKIVRGAGFGIIGDIVIGIAGALVASLLFPKLGIRLGTGLVSEIIYSAIGAVILLLVVRLVRGGGRL; encoded by the coding sequence ATGTACATTTCCAACGAAGGCCTGCTTGTCATCCTGTTCGTCGGCTTGGTTGCCGGCTGGCTGGCGGGCAAGATCGTCCGGGGCGCCGGGTTCGGCATCATCGGCGACATCGTGATCGGCATCGCCGGCGCGCTGGTGGCGAGCCTTTTGTTTCCGAAACTCGGCATCCGTCTCGGCACCGGGCTCGTGTCCGAGATCATCTACTCCGCCATCGGCGCGGTCATCCTGCTCCTGGTGGTCCGCCTGGTACGCGGTGGCGGCCGGCTGTAG
- a CDS encoding DUF1488 family protein, which produces MPLMRDKIIGHDLERLAFRFTMMSADDVVQCQISDAAMDELAGMQGTESSARQAQFLSLRETIERIASDLYDESPRFKGYVVRIFMRHLGR; this is translated from the coding sequence ATGCCGCTGATGCGCGACAAGATCATTGGTCATGATCTCGAACGGCTTGCCTTCCGCTTCACGATGATGAGCGCGGACGACGTCGTGCAGTGCCAGATCAGCGATGCCGCGATGGACGAGCTCGCGGGCATGCAGGGCACCGAAAGCAGCGCGCGCCAGGCGCAATTCCTGTCGCTGCGCGAGACCATTGAACGGATCGCGTCGGACCTCTACGACGAGTCGCCGCGATTCAAGGGCTATGTGGTGCGGATTTTCATGCGGCATCTGGGAAGGTAG
- a CDS encoding ABC transporter ATP-binding protein, which translates to MTKLVEISGLNIRFTGERTVYAVNDLNLSLGDGEVLGLLGESGSGKSVTLRALMRLLPKKRTQITGKVNVMGRDVLAMNDEELSSFRGQTVSMIFQEPALALDPVYTIGAQIAESVVRHEGKSYAEGRARALDMLEVVRIPSAKRRLDAYPHEMSGGMRQRAMIALALACRPKILLADEPTTALDATVQIQILLLLRELQREFGMSVIFVTHDIGVAIEICDRVAVMYAGQVVEQGTLRDIVRSPVHPYAKGLLASTIHGAKRGQRLETIPGTPPSLSEKPHNCSFAPRCKLAEPRCLEQLPANVEVGPGRAARCVLAEPVVAP; encoded by the coding sequence ATGACAAAGCTCGTCGAGATATCAGGCCTCAACATCCGCTTCACCGGGGAGCGCACGGTCTATGCCGTGAACGACCTCAATCTCTCGCTTGGTGACGGCGAGGTGCTGGGCCTGCTCGGCGAGTCCGGTTCGGGAAAAAGCGTGACGTTGCGTGCGCTGATGCGGCTGTTGCCGAAGAAGCGCACGCAGATCACGGGCAAGGTCAACGTGATGGGCCGTGACGTGCTCGCGATGAACGACGAGGAGCTGTCGTCATTTCGCGGCCAGACCGTCTCGATGATCTTCCAGGAGCCGGCGCTCGCGCTCGATCCGGTCTACACCATCGGTGCGCAGATCGCCGAAAGCGTCGTGCGCCACGAAGGCAAGTCTTATGCGGAAGGGCGGGCGAGGGCGCTCGACATGCTCGAGGTCGTGCGTATTCCATCGGCCAAGCGCCGACTGGATGCCTATCCGCACGAGATGTCGGGCGGCATGCGCCAGCGCGCGATGATCGCGCTCGCACTCGCCTGCCGGCCAAAGATCCTGCTGGCGGACGAGCCGACCACCGCGCTCGATGCCACCGTGCAGATCCAGATCCTGCTGCTGCTCCGCGAATTGCAGCGCGAGTTCGGCATGTCCGTCATCTTCGTTACCCACGACATTGGTGTTGCGATCGAGATCTGCGACCGCGTCGCGGTGATGTATGCCGGCCAGGTCGTGGAGCAGGGTACGCTGCGCGACATCGTCCGCTCCCCGGTCCACCCTTACGCCAAGGGCCTGCTGGCCTCCACCATTCACGGCGCCAAACGGGGGCAGCGCCTCGAGACCATCCCCGGTACCCCGCCGTCGCTGTCCGAGAAGCCCCACAACTGCTCCTTCGCCCCCCGCTGCAAGCTCGCCGAGCCGCGTTGCCTCGAGCAATTGCCTGCCAATGTGGAGGTCGGGCCGGGCCGGGCGGCGCGGTGCGTGCTGGCCGAGCCGGTGGTGGCACCGTAG
- a CDS encoding type I secretion system permease/ATPase, protein MAAVPGVRRSELGDALRACRTAFVGVGLMSCMINLLYLTGSIFMLEVYDRVLPSRSIPTLVGLIILAGFLYMAQGVLDMIRNRILGRIGTALDEALNKRVFDTVVRLPLLVGSRNEGLQPLRDLDNVRSFLGGMGPSAFFDLPWLPLYLAICFAFHVMIGVTALVGAVILVGLTIVTEFMSRQPAKEAMGLAAQRNDLAASSRRNAEVMVSMGMTGRMNARWSEANERYLDGNQRASDVAGGLGAVAKVLRMMLQSAVLAVGAYLVIHQEATAGIIIAGSILSARALAPVDLAIAHWKSFVAARQSWQRLTRLLEQMPAQTMPTQLQAPTSRLSVEGIAMVPPGDQRLIVQDVTFALTAGNGLGVIGPSGSGKSSLIRALVGVWHPVRGKVRLDGAALDQWSSDMLGRHIGYLPQDVELFGGTIAQNISRFDPEATSDGIITAAKEAGVHELIIKMREGYNTQVGEQGTALSAGQAQRVALARALYGNPFLIVLDEPNSNLDTEGDEALTRAIRAARERGAIVIVVAHRPIGVEAVDQILVLRDGRMQAFGPKEQVLAQVLQPRVTPPAPIKIVSEGGAKA, encoded by the coding sequence ATGGCAGCCGTACCTGGCGTCCGCCGTTCAGAGCTCGGTGACGCCCTGCGTGCTTGTCGCACGGCGTTCGTCGGCGTCGGCTTGATGAGCTGCATGATCAACCTGCTCTATCTGACCGGGTCGATCTTCATGCTGGAGGTCTACGACCGGGTGCTGCCGAGCCGCAGCATTCCGACCCTGGTCGGCCTGATCATTCTCGCCGGCTTCCTCTATATGGCGCAGGGCGTCCTCGACATGATCCGCAACCGGATCCTCGGGCGGATCGGCACCGCGCTGGACGAAGCCCTCAACAAGCGCGTGTTCGACACCGTGGTGCGCCTGCCGCTCCTGGTGGGCAGCCGCAACGAGGGGCTCCAGCCGCTGCGCGACCTCGACAATGTCCGCTCCTTCCTCGGCGGCATGGGGCCGAGCGCATTCTTCGATCTGCCCTGGCTGCCACTCTATCTCGCCATCTGCTTCGCCTTCCACGTCATGATCGGCGTGACCGCCCTGGTCGGCGCCGTCATCCTGGTCGGGCTGACGATCGTCACCGAATTCATGTCCCGCCAGCCGGCGAAGGAGGCGATGGGCCTTGCCGCCCAGCGCAACGATCTCGCGGCGTCCAGCCGCCGCAACGCCGAAGTCATGGTGTCGATGGGCATGACCGGCCGGATGAACGCGCGCTGGAGCGAGGCCAACGAAAGATATCTCGACGGCAACCAGCGTGCGAGCGACGTCGCCGGCGGCCTCGGCGCGGTCGCAAAAGTGCTGCGCATGATGCTGCAATCGGCCGTGCTCGCCGTCGGCGCCTATCTCGTCATCCACCAGGAGGCGACCGCCGGCATCATCATCGCCGGTTCGATCCTCTCCGCCCGCGCGCTGGCGCCGGTCGATCTGGCCATCGCGCACTGGAAATCCTTCGTCGCCGCACGTCAGAGCTGGCAGCGCCTCACCCGTCTGCTGGAGCAGATGCCGGCGCAGACGATGCCGACCCAGTTGCAGGCGCCAACCAGCCGCCTGTCTGTCGAAGGCATCGCCATGGTGCCGCCGGGCGACCAGCGCCTCATCGTGCAGGATGTCACCTTCGCGCTCACTGCCGGCAACGGCCTCGGCGTGATCGGGCCGAGCGGATCCGGCAAATCCTCGCTGATCCGCGCGCTGGTCGGTGTCTGGCATCCGGTGCGCGGCAAGGTGCGGCTCGACGGCGCCGCGCTCGACCAATGGTCGAGCGACATGCTCGGCCGCCACATCGGCTATCTGCCGCAGGACGTCGAGCTGTTCGGCGGCACCATTGCGCAGAACATCAGCCGCTTCGATCCCGAGGCGACGTCTGACGGCATCATCACCGCGGCCAAGGAGGCCGGCGTGCACGAGCTGATCATCAAGATGCGCGAGGGCTACAACACGCAGGTCGGCGAGCAGGGCACCGCGCTCTCCGCAGGCCAGGCGCAGCGCGTGGCGCTGGCGCGTGCGCTCTACGGCAATCCGTTCCTGATCGTGCTCGACGAGCCCAATTCCAATCTCGACACCGAGGGCGACGAGGCGCTGACCCGCGCCATCCGTGCGGCACGCGAGCGCGGCGCCATCGTCATCGTGGTGGCGCACCGTCCCATCGGCGTCGAGGCGGTCGATCAGATCCTGGTGCTGCGCGATGGCCGCATGCAGGCCTTCGGACCGAAGGAGCAGGTGCTTGCCCAGGTGCTTCAGCCGCGCGTGACGCCGCCGGCCCCGATCAAGATCGTCAGTGAAGGCGGAGCCAAGGCATGA
- a CDS encoding AMP nucleosidase: MQSPPTIATESFADASLAVARLEEIYERNTKFLRDRFEAYVGGEAVTTRVRAYYPFVRVTTATHARLDSRLAYGFVAGPGVHETSVTRPDLFRAYLTEQIGLLIQNHGVPVEIGESAEPIPIHFAYRRDINIEAAITTSENSPVARSLRDAFDVPDLATMDDSIADGTFELQPGAPEPLSLFRAARVDYSLRRLYHYTGTDPEHFQNFVIFTNYQFYVDAFAQACQQRLQSGEAGLDAFVAPGNVIMRSGGATSGDAPMRTPQMPAFHLVMPGYRGITLINIGTGPSNARNVTDHVAVLRPHAWLMLGHCAGLRNTQRLGDYVLAHGYVREDHVLDRELPLWVPIPALAEMQVALEQAVEDVTGLEGFELKRLMRTGTVASVDNRNWEISGPEVIRRLSQSRAVALDMESAAIAANGYRFRVPYGTLLCVSDKPLHGEIKLAGMASEFYRRRVGQHLEIGLKALERLKQQESERLHSRKLRSFAEVAFQ, from the coding sequence ATGCAATCTCCACCCACCATCGCCACCGAATCCTTCGCCGATGCGTCCCTCGCCGTTGCCCGTCTCGAGGAGATCTACGAGCGCAACACGAAGTTCCTGCGCGACCGGTTCGAGGCCTATGTTGGCGGCGAAGCGGTCACGACGCGGGTGCGGGCCTATTATCCGTTCGTGCGTGTCACCACCGCGACGCATGCCCGGCTGGATTCGCGTCTCGCCTACGGCTTCGTCGCCGGCCCCGGCGTGCACGAGACCAGCGTGACGCGGCCGGACCTGTTCCGCGCCTATCTCACTGAGCAGATCGGATTGTTGATCCAGAACCACGGTGTCCCCGTCGAGATCGGTGAATCCGCCGAGCCGATCCCGATCCACTTCGCCTATCGCCGCGACATCAACATCGAGGCGGCGATCACCACCAGCGAAAATTCCCCTGTCGCGCGCTCGCTGCGCGATGCCTTCGACGTGCCTGATCTCGCAACGATGGACGATTCGATTGCGGATGGGACCTTCGAGCTGCAACCGGGCGCACCCGAGCCGCTGTCGCTGTTCCGGGCCGCCCGTGTCGATTACTCGCTGCGCCGGCTCTATCACTACACCGGCACCGACCCGGAGCATTTCCAGAACTTTGTCATTTTCACCAACTACCAGTTCTATGTCGACGCCTTCGCGCAAGCCTGCCAGCAGCGGCTTCAGTCCGGCGAGGCCGGTCTCGACGCTTTCGTCGCGCCCGGCAATGTCATTATGCGCAGCGGCGGTGCCACCAGCGGGGATGCGCCCATGCGTACGCCGCAGATGCCGGCCTTTCATCTGGTCATGCCTGGCTATCGCGGCATCACGCTGATCAATATCGGCACCGGCCCGTCCAACGCGCGCAACGTCACCGACCATGTCGCGGTGCTGCGCCCGCATGCCTGGCTGATGCTCGGCCATTGCGCGGGCCTGCGCAACACGCAGCGGCTCGGCGACTACGTGCTCGCGCATGGTTACGTACGCGAGGATCATGTGCTCGACCGCGAGCTGCCGCTGTGGGTGCCGATCCCGGCGCTGGCCGAGATGCAGGTCGCGCTCGAACAGGCGGTCGAGGACGTCACCGGCCTCGAAGGCTTCGAGCTCAAGCGCCTGATGCGCACCGGCACCGTCGCCAGCGTCGACAACCGCAACTGGGAGATCTCGGGGCCTGAGGTGATCCGCCGCCTGTCGCAATCGCGCGCGGTCGCGCTGGACATGGAATCGGCCGCGATCGCCGCCAACGGCTACCGCTTCCGCGTCCCCTACGGCACGCTGCTATGCGTCTCGGACAAGCCGCTGCACGGCGAGATCAAGCTCGCGGGCATGGCCAGCGAATTCTACCGCCGCCGCGTCGGCCAGCATCTCGAGATCGGCCTGAAGGCGCTGGAGCGGCTCAAGCAGCAGGAATCGGAGCGGCTGCATTCGCGAAAGCTCCGCAGTTTCGCCGAAGTCGCGTTCCAGTAG
- a CDS encoding CinA family protein codes for MKELVGVAEQVAAKLIARKQTIAVAESSTGGLISASLLAVPGASAYFLGGAVVYTRDARRVLMDISDEGMKGFRSSSEPYAKLLAEQMRSRFSSDWGLSETGAAGPTGNRYGDAAGHSCMAVAGPATEVMTLETGGNDRLANMQVFAVTAMKLLLRKLEG; via the coding sequence ATGAAAGAGCTTGTCGGCGTCGCGGAACAGGTCGCAGCCAAACTGATCGCGCGCAAACAGACCATTGCGGTGGCGGAATCCTCGACCGGCGGCCTGATCTCGGCCAGCCTGCTCGCGGTGCCCGGCGCCTCCGCCTATTTCCTCGGCGGCGCCGTGGTCTACACCCGCGATGCCAGGCGCGTGCTGATGGATATTTCGGACGAAGGAATGAAGGGTTTTCGTTCGTCGTCGGAGCCTTACGCAAAGCTCCTCGCCGAACAGATGCGCAGCCGCTTCAGCTCCGACTGGGGCCTGTCGGAGACCGGTGCAGCCGGTCCGACCGGCAACCGCTACGGCGATGCCGCCGGCCATAGCTGCATGGCGGTCGCTGGACCCGCGACGGAGGTGATGACACTGGAGACGGGTGGCAATGACCGGCTTGCGAACATGCAGGTGTTCGCGGTGACAGCGATGAAGTTGTTGCTGAGGAAGCTGGAGGGGTGA
- a CDS encoding IS30 family transposase — translation MESRARASRPQEARREDCRRFWAAIASGRSSEDAAVEAGVSPSVGVRWFRRAGGMPPTHLSPSSRLPSERYLSFAEREEIAILRVQGHGVRAIARQLDRAPCTISRELRRNVARRHGAPQYRATTAQWHADRSARRPKPAKLAINPPLRDYVQDRLAGMIAKPDGELLAGPKVVWKGRRAVHRQNRRWARAWSPEQISRRLRLDFPEDETMRISHEAIYQALYVQGRGALRRELTACLRTGRVLRMPRARVRKGRSFIPSEIMISQRPAEAADRAVPGHWEGDLIMGLGSSAIGTLVERTTRFTILLHLPRITGHEQEARVKNGPALAGHGAEAVRDAITRAIVSMPEQLRRSLTWDQGAELAQHARLRIDAGLQVYFCDPHSPWQRGTNENTNGLLRQYFPKGTDLSLHNSGDLEAVALALNTRPRKTLGWKTPAETLDQLLQVNDTQGVATSG, via the coding sequence ATGGAGAGCCGTGCGCGAGCAAGTCGTCCTCAAGAGGCCCGACGAGAGGATTGTAGACGGTTCTGGGCTGCGATTGCCTCGGGGCGATCGAGCGAAGATGCTGCGGTTGAGGCCGGGGTATCGCCTTCGGTTGGAGTGCGCTGGTTCCGGAGGGCGGGCGGCATGCCGCCAACACATTTGTCACCGTCGTCAAGGCTTCCATCGGAGCGCTATCTCTCGTTCGCCGAGCGCGAGGAGATCGCCATCTTGCGTGTGCAGGGTCATGGGGTGCGAGCCATCGCTCGTCAGCTTGATCGAGCTCCCTGCACGATCTCTCGTGAACTCCGTCGTAATGTGGCGCGCCGCCACGGCGCCCCACAGTACCGAGCAACCACGGCACAATGGCACGCTGATCGATCCGCCCGACGGCCCAAGCCGGCGAAGTTGGCGATCAATCCGCCCCTGCGGGATTACGTGCAGGACAGGCTTGCCGGTATGATCGCCAAGCCGGACGGGGAGCTCCTGGCTGGCCCGAAGGTCGTGTGGAAGGGACGCCGGGCTGTGCATCGGCAAAACCGGCGCTGGGCCAGGGCATGGAGCCCGGAACAGATTTCTCGGCGACTTCGGCTGGACTTTCCCGAGGATGAGACGATGCGCATCAGTCACGAGGCGATCTATCAGGCACTTTATGTGCAGGGTCGAGGAGCTTTGCGCCGCGAACTGACGGCCTGCTTGCGCACCGGGCGGGTGTTGCGGATGCCGAGGGCGCGCGTCCGCAAAGGCAGAAGCTTCATTCCTTCCGAGATCATGATCAGTCAACGTCCGGCGGAAGCCGCCGATCGAGCTGTGCCGGGCCACTGGGAAGGTGATCTCATTATGGGTCTTGGAAGTTCCGCGATCGGCACCTTGGTGGAGCGCACGACCCGCTTTACCATTCTGCTGCATCTGCCGCGTATCACAGGCCATGAACAGGAAGCTCGCGTGAAGAACGGACCTGCACTCGCCGGACATGGCGCTGAGGCAGTGCGCGACGCCATCACCCGCGCAATCGTCAGCATGCCCGAACAGCTGCGTCGATCGCTGACCTGGGATCAAGGAGCTGAACTGGCTCAGCATGCACGCCTGAGGATCGATGCAGGCCTGCAGGTCTACTTCTGTGACCCTCATAGCCCATGGCAGCGCGGCACCAACGAGAACACAAATGGGTTGCTGCGCCAGTACTTTCCAAAAGGGACCGATCTTAGCCTGCACAACTCTGGTGATCTCGAGGCCGTGGCTCTCGCACTCAACACCAGGCCCAGGAAAACCCTCGGCTGGAAAACACCGGCCGAAACTCTCGACCAATTGCTACAAGTGAACGATACACAGGGTGTTGCGACGAGCGGTTGA
- a CDS encoding amidase, with translation MSLEPALMTLTEVARAIAMKQVSSHEVTRSLLHRIAQWQPHLNAFMSIEAEAALKAAEAADAELAKGNVRGPLHGVPLAHKDMYYDAGHVATCGSLIRRDFVATTTSTALQRLKDAGQVRLGTLHLAEFAYGPTGHNAHYGPVRNPWNVAHITGGSSSGSGSAVAARLTYAALGSDTGGSIRMPAHFCGVTGLKTTVGRVSRAGAMPLSQSLDTVGPLARTAEDCALLLALMAGADPADSTCSQEPLSDYVGATKGSLKGLRIGVPASFYVDDLDSEVARVLDETIAVLKREGADIVKVELPDQRQLNSASQLVLAAEAAAFHKRWMIERPQDYGAQVLMRLQNGLAVPAITYLEAMRWRGPALAAHNAATTGVDAVIAPASPMPAPTIEESDVGGGPNAPAMVQRLTLFTRPVNFLGLPSLTVPSGFTKSGLPVGMQLIGRCFDEATLLTIGAAFQRATDYHDRLPKLPS, from the coding sequence ATGAGCCTTGAGCCTGCATTGATGACGCTTACCGAGGTCGCGCGTGCGATCGCGATGAAGCAGGTCTCCTCGCATGAGGTGACGCGGTCATTGCTGCATCGCATTGCTCAGTGGCAGCCGCATCTCAACGCCTTCATGTCGATTGAAGCAGAGGCCGCGCTAAAGGCGGCCGAAGCCGCCGACGCCGAGCTCGCCAAGGGCAATGTCCGCGGTCCCTTGCATGGCGTGCCGCTCGCACACAAGGACATGTATTACGACGCGGGCCACGTCGCGACCTGTGGCTCGCTGATCCGCCGCGATTTCGTCGCGACCACGACGTCCACCGCCTTGCAGCGCCTGAAGGATGCCGGTCAGGTCCGGCTCGGCACGCTTCACCTTGCCGAATTCGCCTATGGCCCGACCGGCCACAACGCCCATTACGGGCCGGTGCGAAATCCCTGGAACGTCGCGCACATCACCGGTGGCTCTTCGTCCGGCTCCGGCTCGGCGGTTGCGGCGCGCCTGACCTATGCGGCGCTCGGCTCGGATACCGGCGGTTCGATCCGAATGCCCGCGCATTTCTGCGGCGTCACGGGATTGAAAACCACCGTCGGCCGCGTCAGCCGCGCCGGCGCAATGCCGCTGTCGCAATCGCTCGACACCGTCGGCCCGCTCGCCCGCACTGCCGAGGATTGCGCGCTGCTGCTTGCGCTGATGGCCGGCGCGGACCCTGCGGATTCGACCTGCAGCCAGGAGCCGCTGTCGGACTATGTCGGCGCGACCAAGGGCTCGTTGAAGGGCCTGAGGATCGGCGTGCCCGCGTCCTTCTATGTCGACGATCTCGACAGCGAGGTCGCGCGCGTGCTGGACGAGACCATCGCGGTGCTCAAGCGCGAGGGTGCCGACATCGTCAAGGTCGAGCTGCCGGACCAGCGGCAATTGAATTCGGCGAGTCAGCTCGTGCTCGCGGCGGAAGCCGCCGCCTTCCACAAGCGCTGGATGATCGAGCGTCCGCAGGATTATGGCGCGCAGGTCCTGATGCGGCTTCAGAACGGGCTCGCCGTGCCCGCCATTACGTATCTCGAGGCGATGCGCTGGCGTGGCCCGGCACTTGCCGCACACAATGCGGCGACCACAGGCGTCGATGCGGTGATTGCGCCGGCCTCGCCGATGCCGGCGCCGACCATCGAGGAGAGCGATGTCGGCGGCGGCCCGAACGCACCGGCAATGGTGCAGCGGCTGACGCTGTTCACCCGCCCGGTGAATTTTCTCGGCCTGCCGTCGCTCACGGTGCCCTCCGGCTTCACCAAGAGCGGCCTGCCGGTCGGCATGCAGCTGATCGGCCGCTGCTTCGATGAAGCGACCCTGCTCACCATCGGCGCCGCCTTCCAGCGCGCCACCGACTATCACGATCGATTGCCGAAGCTGCCGTCATGA
- a CDS encoding ABC transporter ATP-binding protein, with amino-acid sequence MSESNASVEMLEPVEDVGGVAQPLLQVNGLTKHFPVRGGLFAAKRTVRAVDNVSFAVAKGETVGIVGESGCGKSTTARLLMHLMPRDTGDIIYDGMTVGQSLSLRELRRGMQMVFQDSYASLNPRLTIEESIAFGPKVHGMADGTARALARELLGKVGLRPENFANRYPHEISGGQRQRVNIARALALSPRLVILDEAVSALDKSVEAQVLNLLADLKREFGLTYLFISHDLNVVRYISDRVLVMYLGEVVELGPVDQVWDRPAHPYTRALLAAMPSSDPDNRTETPPITGDPPNPIDPPSGCRFHTRCPFAEPLCANATPKLTALDKMGHEAACYMAIPGSGHSRAPREKTA; translated from the coding sequence ATGAGCGAGAGCAACGCATCCGTTGAAATGCTGGAGCCCGTCGAGGACGTCGGCGGCGTCGCGCAGCCGCTGCTCCAGGTCAACGGCCTCACAAAACATTTCCCCGTTCGCGGCGGGCTGTTCGCCGCCAAGCGCACCGTGCGCGCCGTCGACAACGTCTCCTTCGCCGTCGCCAAGGGCGAGACCGTCGGCATTGTCGGCGAATCCGGCTGCGGCAAGTCCACCACCGCGCGGCTGCTGATGCATCTGATGCCGCGCGACACCGGCGATATCATTTATGACGGCATGACCGTCGGGCAGTCCCTGTCGCTGCGTGAGCTGCGCCGCGGCATGCAGATGGTGTTCCAGGACTCCTACGCCTCACTCAATCCGCGCCTGACCATCGAGGAATCGATCGCGTTCGGCCCCAAGGTGCATGGCATGGCCGATGGCACCGCGCGGGCGCTCGCGCGTGAGCTGCTCGGCAAGGTCGGCCTGCGCCCCGAAAACTTCGCCAACCGCTATCCGCACGAGATCTCCGGCGGCCAGCGCCAGCGTGTCAATATCGCCCGCGCCCTGGCGCTGTCGCCGCGGCTGGTGATCCTGGACGAGGCCGTCTCTGCGCTCGACAAATCCGTCGAGGCGCAGGTGCTCAATTTGCTTGCCGATCTCAAGCGCGAGTTCGGCCTGACCTATCTCTTCATCAGCCACGACCTCAACGTGGTGCGCTACATCTCGGATCGCGTGCTGGTGATGTATCTCGGCGAAGTCGTCGAGCTCGGCCCGGTCGACCAGGTCTGGGACAGGCCTGCGCATCCCTATACGCGCGCGCTGCTGGCGGCGATGCCGTCGTCCGATCCCGACAACCGCACCGAGACGCCGCCGATCACGGGCGATCCGCCCAATCCGATCGACCCGCCCTCGGGCTGTCGCTTCCACACCCGTTGCCCGTTTGCGGAGCCGCTCTGCGCAAATGCGACACCAAAGCTCACCGCGCTCGATAAGATGGGCCACGAGGCCGCGTGCTACATGGCGATACCGGGTTCAGGCCACAGCCGCGCGCCCAGGGAGAAGACCGCATGA